From the Xenorhabdus ishibashii genome, one window contains:
- the astA gene encoding arginine N-succinyltransferase, whose translation MLFRSVQYEDLEDILNLSSRAGIGLTTLPNNQEYLTARISRSIDSFNDAKGRAQQGFLFTLEDTEKHRVVGVSALEVAVGLEEPFYNFRVHRSVRASRELGVYNTFETLIVGQDYTGCSELCTLFLEPDYQGGGNGVFLSRSRFLFISAFRHLFPKRIFAEMRGVVNQQGESPFWDALGKHFFNVPFAEADYLTGIGSKTFIAELMPFHPIYVPLLPEEARQTIGQVHENTLPARAILEKEGFVYHDAVDIFDAGAILDAEIDNVRTIKASRLVHVKRNDQISRSLGGVQCIVSNLSFQAFKALLLAVSEPLDSDELLLTSAEMEALHVDDGDPVRFVSLFS comes from the coding sequence ATGCTATTTAGATCCGTTCAATATGAAGATTTAGAGGATATTCTCAATCTTTCGTCCCGTGCAGGAATTGGCCTGACGACATTACCCAATAATCAGGAATATCTGACGGCACGGATTTCACGCAGTATTGATTCTTTCAACGATGCAAAGGGACGAGCACAACAAGGATTTTTATTCACCTTGGAAGACACGGAAAAGCATCGTGTTGTGGGGGTCAGTGCACTGGAAGTTGCTGTTGGGCTGGAGGAGCCTTTCTACAATTTTCGCGTACATCGTTCAGTGCGGGCTTCCCGCGAATTGGGCGTCTATAACACATTTGAAACGCTGATTGTTGGGCAGGATTACACCGGATGCAGTGAATTGTGTACGTTATTCCTTGAGCCAGATTATCAGGGGGGAGGCAATGGCGTTTTTCTTTCCAGAAGCCGTTTTCTGTTTATTTCCGCCTTCCGGCATCTCTTCCCGAAACGCATTTTTGCGGAAATGCGTGGTGTTGTGAATCAACAGGGGGAATCGCCATTTTGGGATGCCCTTGGGAAACATTTCTTCAATGTTCCCTTTGCGGAAGCTGATTACTTGACCGGTATTGGCTCTAAAACGTTTATTGCAGAATTAATGCCATTTCATCCGATTTATGTGCCTTTGTTGCCGGAAGAAGCACGCCAGACTATTGGGCAAGTGCATGAAAATACGCTGCCTGCCCGCGCTATTTTGGAAAAAGAGGGATTTGTCTATCACGATGCGGTCGATATTTTTGATGCGGGTGCCATCCTGGATGCTGAGATTGATAATGTACGTACCATCAAAGCCAGTCGGCTAGTGCATGTTAAGAGAAACGACCAAATTTCCCGATCACTGGGTGGCGTACAATGTATCGTTTCTAACCTGAGTTTTCAGGCGTTTAAAGCACTCCTTCTGGCTGTTTCTGAGCCGCTGGATAGTGATGAATTGCTGCTTACTTCCGCAGAAATGGAGGCATTGCATGTGGATGATGGCGATCCGGTACGCTTCGTTTCTCTTTTCTCTTAG
- the astD gene encoding succinylglutamate-semialdehyde dehydrogenase yields the protein MNHQANYIGGEWIAGQDLPVVKYSPIDQRVLWQAKGASTHQVDEACRSARKAFPAWSGLAVEKRIAIIQIFADLLAQEKETIAQVISEETSKPLWETRTEVQSMIGKIAISIEAWEQRTGYSETSMPDGKAILQHRPHGVMAVFGPYNFPGHLPNGHIVPALIAGNTLVFKPSELTPMTAEKTVELWIKAGLPVGVLNLVQGGKETGGTLLNNHEIDGVLFTGSAATGFHFHRILAGQPEKMLALEMGGNNALIVDDYDDINAAVYTIIQSAFISAGQRCTCARRLLVKQGEKGDALIKRLVDAAGQIVPGHWNADPQPFIGGVISLAAAESLLEAQTKLLALGGRSLLTLTQTDPNSTFMTPGIIDLTNAKDIPDEEYFGPLLMVKRYTTFEEATSMANDTRFGLATGLISPDASLFERLLKEARAGIVNWNKPLTGASSKAPFGGIGASGNHRPSAYYAADYCAWPMASLTTESLVLPETPAPGLNFFINQ from the coding sequence ATGAATCATCAAGCAAATTACATTGGCGGTGAGTGGATAGCAGGGCAAGATCTGCCTGTCGTTAAATACTCTCCTATAGATCAGAGGGTTTTATGGCAAGCAAAAGGCGCTTCTACCCATCAGGTGGATGAGGCTTGCCGATCTGCCCGTAAAGCATTTCCGGCATGGTCTGGATTGGCAGTTGAAAAACGGATCGCGATTATTCAGATATTTGCTGATTTACTGGCGCAAGAAAAAGAAACAATTGCACAAGTGATCAGTGAGGAAACCAGTAAGCCTTTGTGGGAAACACGGACAGAAGTCCAATCTATGATAGGTAAGATCGCTATTTCGATTGAAGCATGGGAACAGCGGACGGGGTATTCCGAAACATCGATGCCAGACGGGAAAGCGATATTACAGCATCGTCCTCATGGTGTGATGGCTGTTTTTGGTCCTTATAATTTTCCGGGGCATTTACCGAATGGGCATATTGTCCCTGCGCTAATTGCCGGTAACACATTGGTGTTCAAGCCTAGTGAGCTGACACCAATGACGGCGGAGAAAACGGTAGAGCTGTGGATTAAGGCGGGATTGCCTGTAGGTGTGCTGAATTTAGTTCAAGGCGGGAAAGAAACTGGCGGCACTTTACTGAATAATCATGAAATTGATGGCGTGCTGTTTACCGGCAGTGCGGCAACAGGGTTCCACTTCCATCGTATATTGGCAGGTCAGCCAGAAAAAATGCTGGCTTTGGAGATGGGGGGCAACAATGCCCTGATTGTGGACGATTATGATGATATTAACGCTGCGGTCTACACCATTATCCAATCGGCATTTATTTCCGCAGGACAGCGTTGTACTTGTGCCCGCAGATTGCTGGTGAAGCAGGGAGAGAAGGGAGATGCGTTGATCAAGCGGCTAGTTGATGCCGCAGGCCAGATTGTGCCAGGCCATTGGAATGCTGATCCTCAGCCTTTTATCGGCGGGGTAATCTCTTTAGCGGCAGCGGAAAGTTTGCTGGAAGCCCAAACTAAGTTATTAGCTTTAGGGGGGAGATCTTTGCTCACCTTAACCCAGACTGATCCGAACTCGACGTTTATGACACCCGGCATCATTGATCTCACCAATGCCAAAGATATTCCTGATGAAGAATATTTTGGGCCTCTGCTAATGGTGAAGCGTTATACCACTTTTGAAGAAGCCACCTCGATGGCAAATGATACCCGATTTGGGCTGGCAACTGGGCTGATTTCTCCTGATGCCAGCCTGTTTGAGAGGCTACTGAAAGAGGCAAGAGCAGGGATCGTGAATTGGAATAAACCACTGACAGGCGCATCCAGTAAGGCACCGTTTGGTGGTATTGGGGCATCCGGTAATCATCGTCCCAGCGCTTATTATGCAGCGGATTATTGTGCCTGGCCGATGGCTTCCCTGACTACTGAAAGTCTGGTTTTGCCTGAAACGCCTGCACCAGGGCTTAATTTTTTCATCAATCAATAG
- the astB gene encoding N-succinylarginine dihydrolase produces the protein MSGIEANFDGLVGMTHHYAGLSTGNEASMNHQGKGSNPRKAALQGLMKMKALSDMGLVQGVLPPQQRPNLPVLRQLGFTGSDEQVLNKAAQYSPLLLSNLSSASSMWTANAATVSPSADSADQCVHFTVANLNNKLHRSLESPATSLALKATFPDQNHFVHHDPLPQHADWGDEGAANHNRFCGEYGEAGVQLFVYGRKALQEGVSPKCYPARQTLEASQAIARLHQLERSRTVFAQQNPVAIDSGVFHNDVIAVSNRNVLFYHQQAFLNQQPVLTELRDKMARLGHTLVAIEVPMEQVTIQDAVESYLFNSQLLSQPDGNMMLILPEECRQNHNVSAYLHELIAKGNSPINKLHFFDLRESMRNGGGPACLRLRVVLNEQELAAVNPATLMTPELYQRLTTWVERHYRDSLYAADLADPQLLREIYSALDELTQILKLGSIYEFQN, from the coding sequence ATGTCAGGAATTGAAGCAAATTTTGATGGGTTGGTGGGAATGACTCATCATTACGCCGGTCTATCAACGGGTAATGAAGCTTCCATGAATCATCAGGGTAAAGGATCTAATCCTCGCAAAGCTGCACTTCAGGGATTGATGAAAATGAAGGCGTTGTCTGATATGGGGTTAGTACAGGGGGTTTTACCCCCGCAACAGCGTCCTAACCTTCCTGTATTGCGCCAACTAGGGTTTACCGGCAGTGACGAACAAGTATTAAATAAAGCTGCACAATATTCTCCGTTGCTGCTGTCTAACCTCAGTTCTGCCTCTTCTATGTGGACAGCAAATGCGGCAACGGTTTCCCCTTCAGCAGATAGTGCGGATCAATGTGTCCATTTCACGGTGGCAAATTTAAATAACAAGTTGCATCGTTCGCTGGAAAGTCCTGCGACTTCGCTAGCCCTGAAAGCGACTTTTCCTGATCAAAACCATTTTGTTCATCATGATCCTCTGCCACAACATGCGGATTGGGGAGATGAAGGTGCGGCAAACCATAATCGTTTTTGCGGCGAATATGGTGAAGCAGGCGTACAGTTATTTGTTTATGGCCGCAAGGCATTGCAGGAAGGAGTTTCACCTAAGTGCTATCCCGCTCGGCAGACGTTGGAAGCAAGTCAGGCAATTGCTCGTCTGCATCAGCTTGAAAGATCCAGAACTGTATTTGCCCAACAAAATCCCGTTGCCATTGATAGTGGTGTATTTCATAACGATGTCATCGCAGTTAGCAACCGTAATGTCCTTTTCTATCATCAACAGGCTTTTTTAAATCAGCAGCCAGTATTGACTGAGTTGAGAGATAAAATGGCTCGGCTTGGACACACTTTGGTGGCAATTGAAGTGCCTATGGAGCAAGTCACTATTCAGGATGCGGTCGAGTCTTACTTGTTTAACAGCCAGTTGCTGAGCCAGCCGGATGGCAACATGATGCTGATTTTACCGGAAGAGTGTCGGCAAAATCACAATGTCTCAGCTTATTTGCACGAATTGATTGCGAAAGGAAATTCTCCCATCAATAAGCTCCACTTTTTTGACTTGCGGGAAAGTATGCGCAATGGCGGCGGACCAGCTTGTTTGCGGCTCAGGGTTGTTTTGAACGAACAAGAGTTAGCAGCGGTAAATCCAGCGACCTTGATGACACCAGAACTGTATCAACGTCTGACGACATGGGTTGAGCGGCATTATCGGGATTCCTTGTATGCGGCTGATCTTGCTGATCCGCAACTATTAAGAGAAATCTATTCTGCCCTTGACGAACTGACGCAGATCCTCAAGTTGGGCTCGATTTATGAGTTTCAAAATTAA
- the astE gene encoding succinylglutamate desuccinylase, protein MDLLTLLLENKIENNLCFPPAIQSSWLAEGVLQLLPQRSSKPADTLIISAGIHGNETAPVEILIRLLSQLAQGKLPLQHNLLLIFGNLPAMQAGQRYIDSDLNRMFGGRYQNFPSGSESNRAMELESVIRRFFHEPAVMASTKHRHFDLHTAIRGSCHEQFALLPYQAREYAADFLQWLEDSDLDALVFHNTVGGTFSNFTSEHFNMDSCTLEIGKALPFGQNDLARFNNITIALQDLIAGLSSGRRAKLTFNRYRVVDAIIKQHDNFQLNIPEDTKNFTELPEGFEIARQQNQSWKIESPANFILFPNAHVAIGLRAGLLLEKLT, encoded by the coding sequence ATGGATTTACTGACTTTATTACTTGAAAACAAAATCGAAAATAACTTGTGTTTTCCGCCAGCCATTCAGTCATCATGGTTGGCAGAAGGTGTATTACAGTTATTACCGCAAAGATCATCAAAACCCGCTGATACGTTAATTATTTCTGCCGGAATTCATGGCAATGAAACGGCGCCTGTGGAAATACTTATCCGGTTATTGTCACAACTGGCACAGGGAAAGTTGCCATTGCAACATAACCTTTTGCTGATATTCGGCAATTTACCCGCCATGCAGGCAGGGCAGCGATATATTGATAGTGATCTCAATCGTATGTTCGGAGGACGCTATCAAAATTTCCCATCGGGGAGTGAATCGAACCGTGCTATGGAGTTGGAGTCTGTTATCCGCCGGTTTTTTCATGAACCTGCGGTGATGGCATCAACGAAACATCGGCACTTCGATCTTCACACCGCAATCAGAGGTTCCTGCCATGAACAGTTCGCGCTATTACCATACCAGGCACGTGAATATGCAGCGGATTTTTTACAATGGTTGGAAGATAGCGATCTCGATGCTTTAGTATTTCATAACACAGTAGGGGGAACATTCAGTAATTTTACCAGCGAACATTTCAATATGGATAGTTGTACACTGGAAATCGGTAAGGCACTGCCTTTTGGACAAAACGATCTGGCTAGATTCAACAATATTACCATAGCGTTGCAGGATTTGATCGCCGGTTTGTCTTCAGGCAGACGGGCTAAACTGACATTTAACCGCTATCGTGTGGTGGATGCCATTATCAAACAACATGATAATTTTCAGCTCAATATTCCAGAAGATACGAAAAACTTTACTGAATTACCGGAAGGTTTTGAAATCGCCCGCCAGCAAAATCAATCCTGGAAGATAGAATCTCCTGCAAATTTTATTCTGTTTCCTAATGCCCATGTTGCTATTGGTCTACGGGCAGGATTGTTGTTAGAGAAACTAACCTAA
- a CDS encoding amino acid permease encodes MTRSLKTPVEQSAGAQKLHRGLGKRHVQLIAIGGAIGTGLFMGAGKTIAVSGTSIILTYLLIGFFAFMVMRAMGELLLTKLDYRTFADFVADYLGDKASYFLGWTYWMSWIVSCIADVVVCGGYIQYWFPDSWLWLTALSILGLMCLCNFFSVRLFGETEFWFAMIKVVTIVALIIVGIGMVFVGWTSPNGVTASVSHLTEPEVFLPNGVFGFLAGFQIAIFSFTGIELVGTVTAETKEPEKVLPKAINNIPIRVIIFYVLSMMCIIAVTSWPQISPEISPFVTLFALAGLPAAAAVINFVALTSAMSSANSGLYACTRMLYGLSTEKLAHSKFGQLSMNSAVPIFSLIFSVLCMASGVFLLFIIPNVMKLFTIVTTVAAIMVIYSWCMILIAYLAYRKKRPDLHKESIYKMPMGIPMTWCTLIFFAFTVVIMVFDHDTRIALYGTPVWFVILEILWRMRKNREQQGMQDEMVN; translated from the coding sequence ATGACGAGATCATTAAAAACACCTGTGGAACAATCCGCAGGTGCGCAGAAACTCCACCGTGGATTAGGTAAGCGCCATGTCCAGTTGATCGCAATTGGGGGAGCTATTGGTACAGGATTATTTATGGGAGCAGGGAAAACTATCGCAGTATCAGGAACCTCAATTATCCTGACTTATCTTTTGATTGGTTTTTTTGCTTTTATGGTAATGAGAGCAATGGGCGAACTATTGCTCACTAAATTGGATTATAGAACGTTTGCTGATTTTGTCGCAGATTATCTTGGGGATAAGGCCAGCTATTTTCTGGGATGGACTTATTGGATGAGCTGGATTGTCAGTTGCATCGCCGATGTTGTGGTATGTGGTGGCTATATCCAGTATTGGTTCCCAGACAGTTGGCTTTGGTTAACGGCGTTGTCTATTTTAGGACTGATGTGCCTGTGTAATTTTTTCTCAGTACGGCTGTTTGGTGAAACGGAATTCTGGTTTGCCATGATTAAGGTGGTGACGATAGTGGCTTTAATTATCGTTGGCATTGGCATGGTTTTTGTTGGCTGGACTTCTCCCAATGGCGTAACAGCTTCTGTAAGTCATTTGACCGAACCCGAAGTATTCCTGCCCAATGGCGTATTTGGATTTCTGGCCGGTTTTCAGATTGCCATTTTCTCTTTTACGGGTATTGAACTGGTTGGCACAGTGACTGCTGAAACCAAAGAGCCAGAGAAAGTTTTACCAAAAGCTATCAACAATATTCCTATCAGGGTCATTATCTTTTACGTGCTTTCCATGATGTGCATCATCGCTGTTACGTCATGGCCGCAGATTTCACCAGAAATTAGTCCCTTTGTGACGCTGTTTGCATTGGCAGGATTGCCGGCAGCGGCTGCGGTGATCAATTTTGTTGCTCTGACTTCGGCGATGTCCTCGGCCAACAGTGGATTATATGCCTGTACCCGTATGCTTTATGGTTTATCCACGGAAAAGCTGGCGCACAGCAAATTTGGACAACTTTCAATGAATAGTGCTGTTCCCATTTTTAGCTTGATATTTTCAGTGCTTTGTATGGCAAGTGGCGTATTTTTGCTATTTATTATCCCCAATGTTATGAAATTATTTACTATTGTTACGACCGTGGCAGCCATCATGGTTATTTATAGCTGGTGTATGATACTGATTGCTTACCTGGCTTATCGCAAGAAACGTCCTGACTTGCATAAAGAATCTATCTATAAAATGCCAATGGGTATCCCCATGACATGGTGTACCTTGATATTTTTTGCCTTTACGGTGGTGATCATGGTGTTTGATCATGACACCCGTATCGCGCTATATGGTACGCCAGTGTGGTTTGTGATATTGGAAATTTTGTGGCGTATGCGGAAAAATCGTGAACAGCAAGGCATGCAGGATGAAATGGTGAATTAG
- the pta gene encoding phosphate acetyltransferase: MSRTIMLIPTDTSVGLTSVSLGVIRSMEQKGVRLSVFKPIAQPRHSGSQDQTTSIIRSHSSIHAAEPLDMAYVESLLTTNKKDVLMEEIVARYHENAKDAEVVLLEGLVPTRKHPFAQSLNYEIAKTLNAEIVFVTALGTNTPEQLKERIELSRAEYGGSKNQNIIGVIVNKLNAPVDDQGRTRPDLSEIFDESTKATITNVDPKTIFKNSPLPILGCIPWSFDLIATRAIDMAKHLKADIINEGAIENRRIKSVTFCARSIPNMLEYFRPGSLLVTSADRPDVLITACLAAMNGIEIGAVLLTGGYSIDDSIRELCERAFNTGLPVFTVETNTWQTSLNLQSFSLEVPADDHERIEKVQNYVAQHISSEWIDSLAAASERPNLLSPPAFRYQLTELARQAGKRIVLPEGDEPRTVKAAAICAERGIAECILLGDPEEIRRVAAAQGVELGAGIEIINPVSARERYVPRLVELRKNKGMTEVVAREQLEDNVVLGTLMLEQDEVDGLVSGAVHTTANTIRPPLQLIKTAPNSSLVSSVFFMLLPEQVLVYGDCAINPDPTAEQLSEIAIQSADSAKAFGIEPRVAMISYSTGNSGAGSDVEKVREATRLAQEKRPDLIIDGPLQYDAAIMADVAKSKAPNSPVAGQATVFIFPDLNTGNTTYKAVQRSADLVSIGPMLQGMRKPVNDLSRGALVDDIVYTVALTAIQATQQENA; this comes from the coding sequence GTGTCCCGTACAATTATGTTAATCCCTACCGACACTAGCGTTGGTTTAACCAGTGTCAGCCTGGGTGTTATTCGCTCTATGGAGCAAAAAGGCGTTCGCCTGAGCGTTTTCAAACCTATAGCACAACCACGTCACTCTGGTTCTCAGGATCAAACCACTTCGATTATCCGTTCACACTCCAGCATCCATGCTGCTGAACCTCTGGATATGGCTTATGTGGAATCACTGCTGACCACTAACAAAAAAGATGTGTTAATGGAAGAGATCGTGGCACGTTACCACGAAAACGCCAAAGATGCAGAAGTGGTTCTACTCGAAGGTTTGGTTCCGACTCGCAAACATCCGTTTGCCCAATCTCTGAACTATGAAATCGCCAAAACACTGAACGCTGAAATCGTGTTCGTGACTGCTCTGGGCACTAACACCCCAGAGCAACTGAAAGAACGGATTGAACTGAGCCGTGCTGAATACGGTGGCAGCAAGAACCAAAACATTATCGGTGTCATCGTCAATAAACTGAATGCACCGGTTGATGACCAAGGCCGTACTCGCCCAGATTTATCCGAAATCTTTGACGAATCAACTAAAGCGACGATTACCAACGTCGATCCCAAAACCATCTTCAAAAACAGCCCACTGCCAATTCTCGGTTGCATCCCGTGGAGTTTTGACCTGATCGCTACCCGTGCGATTGATATGGCTAAGCACCTGAAAGCGGACATCATCAATGAAGGTGCCATCGAAAACCGTCGCATCAAGTCTGTGACTTTCTGTGCTCGCAGCATCCCTAACATGCTGGAATACTTCCGTCCGGGTTCTCTGCTGGTGACTTCTGCTGACCGCCCTGACGTCCTGATCACTGCCTGTCTGGCTGCCATGAACGGTATTGAAATTGGTGCCGTATTGCTGACCGGTGGTTACTCAATTGATGATTCTATCCGTGAACTGTGCGAACGTGCATTCAATACTGGCCTGCCCGTTTTCACTGTGGAAACCAATACATGGCAGACTTCCCTGAACCTGCAAAGTTTCAGTCTGGAAGTTCCAGCCGATGACCACGAGCGTATCGAAAAAGTACAAAACTACGTTGCACAACATATCAGCAGCGAGTGGATCGATTCTCTGGCAGCCGCATCAGAGCGTCCAAACCTCCTGTCTCCACCAGCATTCCGCTATCAGTTGACCGAACTGGCTCGTCAGGCTGGCAAACGTATCGTTCTGCCGGAAGGCGACGAGCCACGTACCGTCAAAGCTGCGGCGATCTGTGCTGAACGTGGCATTGCAGAATGTATCCTGCTGGGCGATCCAGAAGAGATCCGTCGTGTCGCTGCGGCTCAAGGCGTTGAACTGGGTGCAGGTATTGAAATCATCAACCCAGTGTCAGCACGTGAACGTTATGTGCCACGTCTGGTTGAACTGCGCAAAAACAAAGGCATGACCGAAGTTGTTGCCCGCGAACAACTGGAAGACAACGTCGTTCTGGGCACCCTGATGTTGGAACAAGACGAAGTTGACGGTCTGGTTTCCGGTGCGGTGCATACCACAGCAAATACCATTCGCCCGCCATTGCAGTTAATTAAGACAGCACCAAATAGCTCTCTGGTTTCTTCTGTCTTCTTTATGTTGCTACCAGAGCAAGTGCTGGTTTACGGTGACTGTGCGATCAACCCTGATCCAACCGCAGAACAACTGTCTGAAATCGCGATCCAATCTGCGGATTCTGCCAAAGCATTTGGTATTGAGCCTCGTGTTGCGATGATCTCTTACTCCACCGGTAACTCTGGTGCAGGCAGCGATGTTGAAAAAGTGCGTGAAGCAACCCGTTTGGCACAGGAAAAACGCCCAGACCTGATCATCGATGGCCCATTGCAGTACGACGCAGCTATCATGGCAGATGTAGCGAAATCCAAGGCACCAAATTCACCCGTTGCAGGCCAGGCAACCGTGTTCATTTTCCCAGATCTGAACACGGGTAATACCACTTACAAAGCAGTACAACGTTCAGCGGATCTGGTTTCCATCGGGCCAATGCTGCAAGGTATGCGCAAACCCGTTAACGATCTGTCCCGTGGCGCACTGGTTGATGATATCGTTTATACCGTTGCACTGACTGCAATTCAGGCAACTCAGCAAGAAAACGCTTAA
- the ackA gene encoding acetate kinase: protein MSSKLVLVLNCGSSSLKFAIIDPANGEEYLSGLAECFGLPEARIKWKMDGAKNEAALGAGAAHSEALNFIVNTILAEKSELSAQISAIGHRIVHGGEKFTSSVVITDEVIAGIEAAIPFAPLHNPAHLIGIAEAKKAFPHLLEKNIAVFDTAFHQTMPEEAYLYALPYNLYKEHGIRRYGAHGTSHFYVSREAAKMLNKPVEELNVITCHLGNGGSVSAIVNGQCVDTSMGLTPLEGLVMGTRSGDIDPAIVFHLHDAMGMSIAQINTLLTKESGFLGLTEVTSDCRYVEDNYETKADAKRAMDVYCHRLAKYIGAYSALMEGRLDAIIFTGGIGENSALVRELTMKKVALLGFEYDHERNLAARFGKSGVITTDNSRPALVIPTNEELVIAQDSARLTA, encoded by the coding sequence ATGTCAAGTAAGCTGGTACTGGTTCTTAATTGCGGTAGCTCCTCCCTGAAATTCGCTATCATCGATCCTGCCAATGGTGAAGAATATCTTTCTGGTTTAGCAGAGTGCTTTGGCCTGCCTGAAGCCCGTATTAAATGGAAAATGGATGGCGCGAAAAACGAAGCTGCTTTAGGTGCCGGCGCAGCACACAGCGAAGCACTGAACTTCATTGTTAATACTATCCTGGCTGAAAAATCAGAACTTTCTGCACAAATTTCTGCCATCGGTCACCGCATTGTTCATGGTGGTGAGAAGTTCACTTCTTCTGTAGTTATCACTGATGAAGTTATCGCAGGCATTGAAGCGGCTATTCCATTCGCACCACTGCACAACCCTGCTCACCTGATCGGTATTGCTGAAGCGAAAAAAGCATTCCCTCATCTACTTGAGAAAAACATTGCAGTATTTGACACCGCATTCCACCAGACTATGCCTGAAGAAGCATACCTATACGCACTGCCTTACAACCTGTATAAAGAGCATGGCATCCGTCGTTACGGTGCACATGGTACCAGTCATTTCTATGTTTCTCGTGAAGCAGCTAAGATGCTGAACAAACCCGTTGAAGAACTGAACGTCATCACCTGCCACTTGGGCAATGGTGGTTCTGTTTCTGCAATTGTTAACGGTCAGTGTGTTGATACTTCTATGGGTTTGACCCCACTGGAAGGTCTGGTCATGGGCACCCGCAGTGGTGACATCGACCCCGCTATCGTATTCCACCTGCACGATGCAATGGGCATGAGCATTGCTCAGATCAACACCCTGCTGACCAAAGAGTCTGGTTTCTTAGGTCTGACCGAAGTCACCAGCGATTGCCGTTACGTAGAAGACAACTACGAAACTAAAGCTGATGCTAAACGTGCTATGGATGTTTACTGCCACCGTCTGGCCAAATACATCGGCGCATACAGTGCTCTGATGGAAGGCCGTCTGGACGCAATTATCTTCACTGGTGGCATCGGTGAAAACTCTGCGCTGGTTCGTGAACTGACCATGAAGAAAGTTGCTCTGCTGGGCTTCGAATATGATCACGAGCGTAACCTTGCCGCTCGCTTCGGCAAATCAGGCGTTATCACTACAGATAACAGCCGTCCTGCTCTGGTTATCCCAACTAATGAAGAATTGGTTATTGCTCAGGATTCAGCACGTCTGACCGCGTAA
- the yfbV gene encoding terminus macrodomain insulation protein YfbV gives MNTTPPVSQGWFKRMQLGQQYLKTWPLEKQLAPVFPENRVIKATRFGIRFMPPLAIFTLTWQIALGGQLGPSVATALFACSLPLQGLWWLGKRAATPLPERLLNWFYEIREKFTHAGIAMAPVESAPTYFSLAELLKRAFKQLDNSFLDDI, from the coding sequence ATGAACACGACACCACCTGTTAGCCAGGGTTGGTTCAAGCGCATGCAATTAGGACAGCAATATTTGAAAACTTGGCCATTGGAAAAGCAGCTTGCGCCTGTTTTTCCTGAAAATCGTGTGATTAAGGCAACTCGCTTTGGTATTCGGTTTATGCCGCCGTTGGCAATTTTTACCTTGACATGGCAAATCGCGTTGGGCGGTCAATTGGGACCATCGGTGGCCACAGCGCTGTTTGCCTGTAGTTTGCCGTTACAGGGGTTATGGTGGTTGGGAAAACGTGCGGCGACACCATTACCGGAAAGATTGTTGAATTGGTTTTATGAAATTCGGGAAAAATTTACCCATGCGGGCATCGCAATGGCACCAGTGGAAAGTGCCCCGACCTATTTTTCGCTGGCTGAATTGCTTAAACGGGCTTTTAAGCAGTTGGATAACTCTTTTCTTGATGATATTTAA
- a CDS encoding sugar phosphatase codes for MVLKCRGFLFDLDGTLIDSLPAVERAWILFADKMGIDKDEVLNYVHGTPAILSLRHFMPDASEEEITDTFKWIEKIETEDTEGITALPGAIALIDKLNALDIPWAIVTSGTVTLASARHKVAELPEPAYWVTAESVTNGKPNPEPYLLGAKKLGLLPEECVVFEDAAAGINAGLDAGCQVVVVHDSPDIPRRDEIHLTINSLEDIEIVKSGSYVSIYTD; via the coding sequence TTGGTTCTGAAATGTAGAGGTTTTTTATTCGATTTGGATGGTACTCTGATTGATTCATTGCCTGCGGTTGAGCGAGCATGGATTTTGTTTGCCGATAAGATGGGTATCGATAAAGATGAAGTGTTGAACTATGTTCATGGTACGCCGGCGATATTGTCACTACGACATTTTATGCCCGACGCGAGTGAAGAAGAGATCACTGACACTTTCAAATGGATTGAGAAAATTGAAACAGAAGATACAGAAGGTATTACCGCTTTGCCTGGTGCCATCGCCCTGATTGATAAGTTGAATGCGCTGGATATCCCGTGGGCCATTGTAACATCAGGAACGGTTACTCTTGCTTCTGCACGTCATAAAGTGGCGGAGTTACCGGAACCTGCTTATTGGGTGACGGCAGAGTCTGTTACAAATGGAAAACCAAACCCTGAGCCTTATTTATTGGGGGCGAAAAAACTGGGACTCTTGCCAGAAGAGTGTGTCGTGTTTGAGGATGCTGCTGCGGGAATTAATGCCGGACTGGATGCGGGTTGTCAGGTTGTTGTTGTCCACGATTCGCCGGATATTCCGCGCCGTGATGAAATCCATTTGACGATTAATAGTCTGGAAGATATTGAGATTGTCAAATCTGGCAGTTATGTATCTATTTATACCGATTGA